The Glycine soja cultivar W05 chromosome 9, ASM419377v2, whole genome shotgun sequence sequence TCaagtaataattatattattctatTAGAAAGCAAGCTTCATCTCTCACATTGGGAGATCATCTTTCAGCATGCATCACCATGGCCTTGGGACCAGAATACTCGGTATCTTTTTTGTCTAAAGCCGTACCTAATGCTTAATAGTCACTGCAACGTAATGCTGCTACACTATGAAAATCTGTTCATTGGTGTATTTCAAAAGTTAGTGACCAAATGATTTTGGCTTTTGTCTGCTTAAAGATGATACTGATAATACAACAGGAAAGAGGATGATAAACACTAGACAAAAAAAGCTGGAGATTTCATTCTCTACTTAAAGATGTCATTGGGCTAATTGGGTCTCATTTTCCTGCTTGCATTGATTTCATCCCAAGGACAAGAATGCAAGAGCTATTTCTCTGGTTAGATTCTATAACAAACTtcactttcttcattttgttaagaaaaaatGATATCCTATGGACCAGCCTGCCAGATAACTTGCTTCTTTTTTCCCCCTCTATAGCATTATGTATGACCAGCAAAATGCCACTACCCTCAACGTACACCTACATCCTCTTATTTAAGCTAAGACGTTATCCTTCCAACCTCTCTAACTAATTAATTGTTCTAACTATGTATTAATGCTCCACTGTAACTAACTGTTGATAGTTGGGAATCGCTAGCACTTTGTGTTGTAGTTTCTTGGTCGTTTCATTGTCTTGATGTGAGTCTAGTCTGTTGCTAGTTACTATTGCTTAGGATGTTCAAAAGGCATGTATTTTGACACGTCTTTCTATTCTATtatcctttttgtttttaaccAATCTATTCTATTCTTATCCTTTTTCTTGATGTTTGGCTGTAattatttaaccaaaaaaatgcCCCCAGTTTTCTGATTTTTGTCCTTATTATAGGACTGTCAAAAATCGTCTCAACTAAAGGAAGATCAAAAGCGAAGGGAACATGAAAAGATCGAAGAAATGCTCAGTACGAAAGAAATTCATCGTGATTCCAAGCTGTGCCCTTAATGTGACATGGCAATTTCTCGAACTGAAGGTtgtaacaaaatgaaatgtGGTAATTGTGAACAATACTTCTGTTACCGCTGCAACAAAGTAATTGATGCATCAGAACCATAAGTACATTTCAGGTATTTGGCTTTTGTAAAAGTTCTTTTGCATGATTTGCGTCTGTTCCAGAATATGATTACTTTTATTCTGAATTCTGCTAAATGTATTGCCAACATCACAGGTGCAGATGGATTTCGGGGAAAGAACTAAGGTTGATGTGGTCGGGGGAAGGAGATTATTTGCTGAATCTGATGTCATTGTTCTACAAAATTActatttataaatgttttttccttttcttcctgTTGGCACTAAAAATAATTAGCCCAAGGAGTTGGTCTATTGGCATCGGCTAGCGGCTGATTTAGCCGATAACTAATAATCACCCAATTTTTgtcaaactcattttattttgaaatttccatttaaaacaaaaaattaacaacatcCCAAATAAACCcttaataaatacaaaaaatgattaagaatatattatttgagtatttaaaattattcttaaaagaaATAGTAAATGCATTTAGTTTAAGAAAATCAATACTTCGTTTATTTAGTATTCATTTAGTTTCAACTTTTAAAACTGTTCATGTTTTCACCCCCTTTTTTTATTCCACAAtatcttttataaatttgaagtctcactaattattattttcatatactcttattaaaataagtagatttcatctttttgaaaaaaaaatcacttacaACTTATTGAAAAGACCTCAATAAATAACAATCACGTTAAATCTTAATATTAAATAAGGGTGTTTTagactaaataatattttacatttacTAAATACTCCttaattagtaatatatattttttattcatagtaATCAAATATCCGTagtttgtatatattatttttttttaccaaatatatattaatcttaaaCACCAATCAGTTTCTGacgaaaatttaattttatgtataagATCCTTTTTTCCTTATTGCACTGTCTTGTTATGAGAGATTTGTTTGATGTTTTATTTCCTCatgattattaataaaattgtttttcttagGGTGTTTTAGCCCCTAaggcattaaaaaaaaagaaaagaaatcaaatataatttttttattaaataaatcgtATCTTACACTTCTCCGCCAACATTTTATACTTAAgtactttaattaataatattaaatttatgaacattctgtttacttttttaaaaattattcttgaaattatTGAGACCCCATTGTTATAATCTCTTCCtacttataattaataatatatctcTTTCTAGTTTACGTGACAACAgtccattattttatttgtgtagGATGAAAAATTTCCAAAGGTGTATGTTTTTGGGAGGATGCTAAATAGGTAATTCGAGCAAGGCGCAACCCCAAAGAGGGTGACCACAACCTTGATTCAATCCATTCCCCTTTCTTCTCCAACAAATTAGGGTTTCCCTTTTCCCAACATTGCCACGCATTCCCTAAttactctttctttcttttcttttccacttaaatttaatttcttgataTGGAAGGCGGCGGGTCCACTCCGGCGGCGCCGATTCCGAACGCGAACGCGCCGCCGCCGTTTCTGAGCAAGACCTACGACATGGTGGAGGACCCTTCCACCGACGCGATCGTGTCGTGGAGCGCAACGAACAACAGCTTCATCGTGTGGGACCCACCCGAGTTCGCCAGAGACCTTTTGCCCAAATACTTCAAACACAACAACTTCTCCAGCTTCGTTAGACAGTTAAACACTTAcgtatgtttttttcttttcttttctttttcttcactccACTATGTTAACGATaggtgtttgattttgatgatgttgtTATGTGTGTAAGTGTAAGTATGATTCAAAAACATAATCTTTCTAACTATTTGTTGTTGGTATGATATATGGAGGAGTCTTATGGTGGGATGAGATTCGTGGATTTGTTTCTGTGTATGAAAATAGTGGCAGCTTGTGAATTTTGAGTTTCGATATATTGTCATCATCCTACGTTGTGTCTCAGTAACTAGGTGAATCAGTTGTTTGATTACTAGTTTATTGATGCATTGTATATATCAGATTTCATGTGTTGTGTGACCTGTGAAGTATATACCTAACAAATTGTTGTGAAGAGGATTTGGGGGTCTACAAGAAGATTCTCACGGTCAAGATGTTATGATATCGTACGCTGGTTtgctgttatttttttatacaattacgTGCCCTTTGTTGTGAGAGAGCGCGTTTGTGTTCTGCATAGACACTTCCTATAATGAGTGTTATacatgttttttcaatttttataggaAGACTGATAAAGATGAGATAAGGATTAGGGTTCGTAAACAATGAGGCAGCACTGCTTGATAATTGATTGCATTTAGGAAGATTGTCTAAACTTTGCAACTCTGTTGTGATATTGATCAATTGTCATGGTGGTAGTAGGGCTGTGTCTTTTGGATAGTATGGGGCTGTTGTATTCCTGGTTTCCTACGAAGCACAAATGTGTGCTTCAGACTGTCCCCAGCCTAATTGGTGGatatgggattttttttttaagtaactaGTTTGCCTGAGTAAATAAGCTGTACACTCCATGGTTGTTAAACCGGTATATATCCTTTGTGGGATTGGTAAAACATCTGCATCCTAGATTGTCCCCTCATTGAATCTTGGTTGAGAGTTGAGACTGAGTGCTTAACATTACAGCTTTCATTGCGAGGTTGGTTCCAGTTGCTCTTGTGGAGCAAATCCACTTGACCATGACCGGAGTTAGATTTTTTTCCGTAGCCAGACCTTGTTGCGCCCTTCTGCTATATTGTTGCACATTCCTTATCATCTCCTACCtactttttagtttattatCTATGCATACTTTAGTGTTTCTGTGTTTTATATAACAACTCAAGCTGTGTGCCTTTTCATATGCCctgtcttttttttctcttcctttctaACATCGTCAATTCATTATCATTATACAGGGTTTCAGGAAGGTTGATCCAGATCGCTGGGAATTTGCAAATGAGGGTTTTTTGAGGGGTCAAAAGCACTTGCTTAGGAGTATAACAAGACGAAAACCTGCCCATGGCCAAAACCATCAACAGCCTCAGCAACCACATGGACAGAGTTCATCGGTAGGGGCATGTGTAGAAGTTGGGAAGTTTGGGCTTGAGGAAGAGGTTGAGAGGCTTAAAAGAGATAAGAATGTGCTCATGCAAGAGCTTGTGAGGTTGAGGCAGCAGCAACAGACCACTGATAACCAGATGCAAACAATGGTTCAGCGCCTTCAGGGAATGGAGCAACGACAGCAGCAAATGATGTCATTCCTTGCAAAAGCTGTCCAGAGCCCTGGCTTCTTTGCTCAGTTTGTACAACAGCAAAATGACAGCAATAGGCGCATAACTGAAGTCAACAAAAAGCGTCGGCTTAAACAGGAAGGTATGGCTGAAACAGAGCATGCTGCTGCTCCAGATGGacaaattattaaatatcaaCCTATGATGAATGAAGCAGCAAAAGAAATGCTTAGGCAGGTCATGAAATGGGATACTTCTCGTGTagaatctttaaataaaaattctgaTAACTACATGATTGGTGATGCTTcatcatcttccagtggaatgGACAGTAGCAGCTCTTCAGGCTGGACTTCTGGAGTAACTCTTAAAGAGGTCTCTCCAGCTTCGGTGCAGTCTTCACATATTCAAGCTGCAACTGGGACTCAAGGGCATGTCCCCTCAATCGTTAAACCTGAAATTTTATCAGTATCACAAGCAGTAGCTTCTGAAAAAGTTATGAATGATGGAGCACATGATCCACCTTCTATCCCTGTTTCTCGAGCAGATGTAATGATCCCTGATCTTCCTTCAATAACAGAGATGGTTGCAGGAAATATTCTTGATATTCCTGAAGAAAATTATATGGCAACTGAGACAGATGAGGGATATATGGATCCTTCATTGGGGGCTGGGGGGTCATTTCCCATTGATTTTGAAGGTATTTCACCCGATGCAGACATTGATGATTTGTTAGCCAATCCTATTTGGGATGAAATTTTGCAAACTTCAGTTCCAGAGGATATTGATACCAATGTGGCCGAAGTATCCAAAGGGAATGAGGTCCAGCCAACGGAAAATGGATG is a genomic window containing:
- the LOC114368964 gene encoding heat shock factor protein HSF8-like; the protein is MEGGGSTPAAPIPNANAPPPFLSKTYDMVEDPSTDAIVSWSATNNSFIVWDPPEFARDLLPKYFKHNNFSSFVRQLNTYGFRKVDPDRWEFANEGFLRGQKHLLRSITRRKPAHGQNHQQPQQPHGQSSSVGACVEVGKFGLEEEVERLKRDKNVLMQELVRLRQQQQTTDNQMQTMVQRLQGMEQRQQQMMSFLAKAVQSPGFFAQFVQQQNDSNRRITEVNKKRRLKQEGMAETEHAAAPDGQIIKYQPMMNEAAKEMLRQVMKWDTSRVESLNKNSDNYMIGDASSSSSGMDSSSSSGWTSGVTLKEVSPASVQSSHIQAATGTQGHVPSIVKPEILSVSQAVASEKVMNDGAHDPPSIPVSRADVMIPDLPSITEMVAGNILDIPEENYMATETDEGYMDPSLGAGGSFPIDFEGISPDADIDDLLANPIWDEILQTSVPEDIDTNVAEVSKGNEVQPTENGWNNTRHMDHLTEQMGLLSSNAKRP